The following are encoded in a window of Paenibacillus polymyxa genomic DNA:
- a CDS encoding DUF4178 domain-containing protein, producing MGVWKRISNLFAKPEPPKAEKSMLHLNPGDICEVSLVTYEVVGRVHNRARNAVVLTLQDGNQVSYLHIEERETLQFGLYQAIDGRLDNPEEVPTILELDDTTYHLEEQYSGQVTVMGRAPFRQGGEQHVWQYQSDDYHLLRVEWQDGRFMLYEGEEVITGDVKVIRAS from the coding sequence ATGGGTGTGTGGAAACGAATTTCAAATCTATTTGCTAAGCCGGAGCCGCCAAAAGCAGAGAAAAGCATGCTTCACTTAAATCCAGGTGATATCTGTGAAGTGTCGCTTGTTACCTATGAAGTGGTAGGTCGTGTACATAATCGTGCCCGGAATGCCGTTGTTTTGACGCTTCAGGATGGTAATCAAGTCAGTTATCTTCATATTGAGGAACGGGAAACACTGCAATTCGGACTATATCAGGCCATCGACGGCAGACTTGACAACCCCGAGGAAGTGCCGACCATTTTAGAGCTGGATGATACAACGTATCATTTGGAGGAGCAATATTCTGGGCAAGTTACCGTCATGGGCCGTGCTCCTTTCCGACAGGGTGGAGAGCAGCATGTTTGGCAGTACCAGTCTGATGATTATCATCTGTTGCGGGTAGAGTGGCAGGACGGTCGCTTTATGCTTTATGAAGGAGAAGAAGTGATTACCGGAGACGTCAAGGTTATTCGGGCAAGCTAG
- a CDS encoding DUF350 domain-containing protein, with amino-acid sequence MHFLETMKAMLVWTGAGAILIFALMYVDSLFTKYKDFAEVKAGNMAVTVRMIMKLVAQGYILSGSIATANNLLEALVYSVIAFVILLVLEVIVRLLLRYWAQFDLDKGTQEGKIGFGLFSGALHLVGALIITACF; translated from the coding sequence ATGCATTTTTTAGAAACGATGAAAGCAATGCTTGTATGGACTGGTGCGGGGGCTATTTTGATCTTCGCATTAATGTATGTCGACTCTTTATTTACGAAGTATAAGGATTTTGCCGAAGTGAAAGCTGGAAATATGGCCGTAACGGTACGAATGATTATGAAGCTGGTTGCACAAGGCTATATTTTGTCGGGGTCTATCGCTACAGCTAATAATTTGCTCGAAGCGCTTGTGTATTCTGTGATCGCCTTTGTCATCCTGCTTGTTTTGGAAGTTATTGTACGTCTGCTGTTGCGGTACTGGGCTCAGTTTGACCTGGATAAAGGTACACAGGAAGGTAAAATTGGTTTCGGTCTGTTTTCAGGAGCGCTGCATCTAGTTGGCGCCTTGATCATTACAGCATGCTTCTAG
- a CDS encoding PspA/IM30 family protein, translating into MSIFKRLRDLTMSNINAIIDKAEDPIKMTDQYIRDMQEDLEDAEKAVAAQIAIEKRFKQQYEEQAALVKKREEQAHTAAKAQNVDLARRALEEKKSAEQKMNEFKAGYEQNKAAADNLRGKLDEMRRQLTEMKNKRETLVARYNAAKAQTEINKAMNGFSSDTATAGLKRMEEKMLQAEARAEASNEMSSKEKSLDEEFKELDKKSAVDDELAALLKQYENK; encoded by the coding sequence ATGTCTATTTTCAAACGATTAAGAGATCTTACGATGTCCAACATTAACGCCATTATCGACAAGGCAGAAGATCCAATTAAAATGACGGATCAATACATTCGTGATATGCAAGAGGACCTGGAAGATGCAGAGAAAGCGGTAGCCGCTCAAATTGCTATTGAAAAGAGGTTCAAACAGCAATACGAAGAACAGGCTGCTTTGGTAAAGAAACGTGAAGAACAGGCACATACCGCTGCAAAAGCACAAAATGTAGATCTGGCCCGTCGTGCGCTGGAAGAAAAGAAATCTGCTGAACAAAAAATGAACGAGTTCAAAGCTGGTTACGAACAGAACAAAGCTGCAGCCGATAATCTACGTGGCAAGCTGGATGAAATGCGCAGACAGCTGACAGAAATGAAAAACAAGCGCGAAACACTGGTTGCCCGTTATAATGCAGCTAAAGCGCAAACCGAAATTAACAAAGCTATGAACGGTTTTAGCTCTGATACGGCAACTGCCGGATTGAAGCGTATGGAAGAAAAAATGCTGCAAGCAGAAGCACGTGCCGAAGCGAGCAACGAAATGTCCTCTAAGGAAAAATCGTTGGATGAGGAGTTCAAAGAGCTGGATAAGAAAAGCGCCGTGGACGATGAGCTTGCCGCTTTGTTAAAGCAATACGAAAATAAATAA
- a CDS encoding NADH:flavin oxidoreductase/NADH oxidase produces the protein MTDLFTPYQLKGLSLKNRIVMPPMCQYSVEAKDGNPTDWHHVHYVSRAVGGTGLIIVEMTAVHPDGRITDRDLGIWSDEHIPAYRKIVEEVHKYGAKIGIQLGHAGRKAEDAEQPVGPSTIPFSERFKKPHALKTAEVRELVQAYKEGARRAVEAGFDTVEIHGAHGYLIHQFHSPLTNTREDEYGQDLSLFGVEVIHAVKEVLPADMPVLMRISAKEYVEDGYNVEYITGVGERYRDAGVDIFHISSGGEGPIGSGGGPSARAGYQVDLAHTIREKLNVPVIAVGLLDDYEDARRVVQQKEADLVAIGRAMLRDPYWALHASRELKVQADIPEPYLRGF, from the coding sequence GTGACCGACTTGTTTACTCCTTATCAATTAAAGGGGCTTTCTTTAAAAAATCGGATTGTCATGCCCCCGATGTGCCAATACAGCGTGGAGGCCAAGGACGGAAATCCAACGGATTGGCATCATGTCCATTATGTGAGCCGGGCAGTAGGAGGCACTGGACTTATTATTGTGGAAATGACAGCGGTCCATCCAGATGGACGTATTACGGATCGTGATTTGGGTATTTGGAGTGACGAACATATTCCTGCATATCGTAAGATTGTAGAGGAAGTCCACAAGTATGGTGCCAAGATTGGTATTCAACTAGGCCACGCTGGACGCAAGGCTGAAGATGCTGAGCAACCTGTGGGTCCGTCCACGATTCCTTTTAGCGAACGCTTTAAAAAGCCGCACGCCTTAAAGACAGCTGAAGTCAGGGAATTGGTCCAGGCATACAAAGAAGGCGCGCGCCGCGCGGTGGAAGCCGGTTTTGATACGGTTGAGATACATGGCGCTCACGGCTATCTGATCCATCAATTTCATTCGCCTTTAACAAATACCAGAGAAGATGAATATGGGCAGGATTTGTCACTGTTCGGTGTTGAGGTCATACATGCTGTTAAAGAGGTTCTTCCTGCTGATATGCCTGTGCTTATGCGGATATCTGCCAAAGAATACGTCGAGGATGGATATAATGTGGAATACATAACAGGCGTAGGGGAACGATATCGTGATGCAGGTGTGGATATTTTCCATATTTCTTCTGGTGGTGAGGGTCCGATTGGTTCTGGCGGAGGCCCGTCTGCGCGTGCCGGCTATCAGGTGGATTTGGCTCATACCATCCGTGAAAAGCTGAATGTACCTGTGATTGCTGTTGGCTTACTGGATGATTATGAGGACGCCCGCCGGGTTGTTCAGCAGAAAGAAGCTGATCTGGTAGCAATAGGGCGTGCCATGCTGCGTGATCCCTATTGGGCGCTGCATGCATCGCGGGAGCTAAAAGTACAGGCCGACATCCCAGAGCCTTACTTGCGCGGTTTTTAG
- a CDS encoding polysaccharide deacetylase family protein has protein sequence MPYRGVLPCLALLLAFSSLPVHADAPPNTGTPHPKEAAVASSVHQSTDRATPTLAMLRKKHADIFKMCGPHTRQIALTFDDVPDSRYTPQVLDVLHANGIKATFFIVGHRAEKHPGIIRRIIREGHAIGNHSYTHPDFRKATPERFRNQITKTERILQASAGFRPKLIRPPYGEITEPQIQWARRHGYMIVNWNVDSLDWKGLSKTQIQRNVIPATGPGSIILMHAGGGQSSNLQGTVQALPGLIHSLKAKGYKFVTVPRLLHTSERK, from the coding sequence ATGCCGTACAGGGGAGTGTTGCCATGCTTGGCACTGTTACTAGCATTCTCAAGTTTACCCGTTCACGCGGATGCGCCTCCCAACACCGGAACGCCCCATCCCAAGGAAGCAGCTGTTGCTTCTTCTGTACATCAGAGCACAGATCGAGCAACTCCTACATTAGCAATGCTGCGTAAAAAACATGCGGACATTTTTAAAATGTGCGGCCCACACACCCGCCAAATTGCCCTAACCTTTGATGATGTGCCCGATTCTAGGTATACGCCGCAGGTTTTGGACGTATTACACGCTAATGGCATCAAAGCCACCTTTTTCATCGTCGGTCACCGTGCGGAAAAGCATCCGGGGATCATACGCCGTATTATCCGTGAAGGCCATGCTATAGGAAACCATTCCTATACTCATCCGGATTTTAGGAAGGCCACACCAGAACGCTTTCGCAACCAGATTACAAAAACAGAACGTATTTTACAAGCCAGCGCAGGTTTTCGCCCCAAGTTGATTCGTCCACCCTACGGTGAAATCACGGAGCCTCAAATCCAATGGGCACGTCGTCATGGCTATATGATTGTTAATTGGAATGTAGACTCTCTCGATTGGAAGGGATTAAGTAAAACACAAATTCAACGCAATGTGATCCCAGCTACCGGGCCTGGCTCTATTATTTTAATGCACGCAGGTGGAGGTCAAAGTTCCAACTTGCAAGGCACTGTCCAAGCTCTGCCGGGTCTAATTCACTCTCTAAAAGCTAAGGGATACAAATTTGTGACAGTCCCCCGGCTACTCCACACATCGGAACGGAAATAA
- a CDS encoding 3D domain-containing protein, whose protein sequence is MKHLKHIGKTMKFAVLAAAIAGLTQTAGVADAASLHTAKEGDTFFLLAQRYGVSVDELTKANPNIASNNIYAGLQIKVPGEKRVKAASDSKPQLLTEKAPANEGPTIEAWGKTFNYSKIVDVKASAYSAAADENGKWGAVDYYGNPLKLGTIAVDPNVIPMGTKVLVTGYSHPGLPDHSFVAVARDQGSAITGKRIDIFIPGNKSFVNDFGFQNVKLYVIDK, encoded by the coding sequence TTGAAACATCTAAAACATATTGGTAAAACGATGAAATTTGCGGTGCTTGCCGCAGCTATTGCAGGGCTGACACAGACAGCTGGAGTAGCGGATGCTGCTTCGCTTCACACTGCCAAAGAGGGCGATACCTTCTTTTTGCTTGCTCAACGTTATGGGGTATCGGTAGACGAGCTAACGAAGGCGAACCCAAACATTGCCTCCAACAATATATATGCAGGTCTGCAAATTAAGGTGCCTGGCGAAAAAAGAGTGAAGGCAGCTTCGGATTCGAAGCCGCAGCTTCTTACGGAGAAAGCACCAGCGAATGAGGGGCCAACGATTGAAGCGTGGGGCAAAACATTCAACTATAGCAAAATAGTTGATGTTAAGGCTTCAGCGTATTCTGCCGCAGCCGACGAGAATGGTAAATGGGGGGCAGTGGACTACTACGGCAATCCGCTTAAACTAGGTACAATTGCGGTAGACCCGAACGTCATTCCGATGGGCACGAAAGTGCTGGTTACAGGCTATTCCCACCCAGGTTTGCCGGATCATTCTTTTGTAGCTGTCGCTCGCGATCAGGGCAGCGCCATTACAGGAAAGCGGATTGATATCTTTATTCCTGGCAACAAATCATTTGTGAACGACTTTGGATTCCAAAATGTGAAGCTGTACGTTATTGATAAATAG
- a CDS encoding amino acid ABC transporter ATP-binding protein gives MITVKQLRKSFGKNEILKGIDIDIAKGEVVVIIGPSGSGKSTFLRCMNLLEQPTDGEILFEGEPITARGHNINVTREKMGMVFQHFNLFPHKTVLQNLTLAPTQVRRQSGKEAEKISLELLRTVGLEDKKNTYPNQLSGGQKQRIAIARALAMQPHVMLFDEPTSALDPEMVGEVLDVMKKLAEGGMTMVIVTHEMGFAREVGDRIIFMDNGQIVEQGTPEQVFGTPSHDRTRDFLAKVL, from the coding sequence GTGATCACCGTTAAACAACTGCGTAAATCGTTCGGTAAGAATGAAATTTTAAAAGGCATTGATATAGATATCGCCAAAGGTGAAGTCGTCGTCATCATCGGCCCCAGTGGTTCGGGGAAGAGTACGTTTTTGCGTTGTATGAATCTGTTGGAACAGCCTACGGACGGGGAGATTTTATTTGAGGGCGAGCCGATTACAGCTCGTGGCCATAATATTAATGTAACCCGGGAGAAGATGGGGATGGTGTTCCAGCATTTTAATCTTTTCCCGCATAAAACAGTGTTGCAGAACCTGACACTTGCCCCAACACAGGTTAGAAGACAGTCAGGGAAGGAAGCGGAAAAAATTTCGCTAGAACTCTTGCGTACCGTAGGGCTTGAGGATAAGAAGAATACCTATCCGAACCAGCTATCCGGAGGACAGAAGCAACGTATTGCGATTGCACGTGCTTTGGCCATGCAGCCGCATGTAATGCTGTTCGATGAGCCGACTTCTGCATTGGACCCTGAAATGGTTGGAGAGGTTCTGGATGTAATGAAGAAGCTCGCCGAAGGCGGCATGACAATGGTAATCGTGACGCATGAAATGGGCTTTGCCCGCGAGGTGGGCGATCGAATTATCTTTATGGATAACGGTCAAATTGTAGAGCAAGGTACACCAGAGCAGGTATTTGGTACTCCAAGCCATGATCGCACCCGTGATTTTCTTGCCAAAGTATTGTAA
- a CDS encoding ABC transporter substrate-binding protein/permease: MKKAYRFTALVLSAVILLLTGLPMLTAYGTEAKPQKKLVVGMSADFPPYEFHKVINGKDTIVGFDVDIAKEIAKDLDAEMVPEDMSFDSLLPALQSGRVDLVLSGMTPTDERRKSIDFSDVYYRSKQVIMVRPEDKDKYPTMDALKGEKIGAQKGSIQEEIAQKVPNATVTSLDKISDLVLQLRTQRINAVVIEDTVAKGYTLDGTVTLAKAVPEDAGAETAVGIRKGNAELLASVNKTLARLKADGSIEKFSTEASALSADRQVSSNNIVDIFWKYRSLYATGIGYTLLLSALGVLFGFIIGLIISLLRMSGVRIIEWLGTTYVEILRGTPMLVQLMIIHYGVALTLGVNFTPLQSGIITLSLNSSAYLAEIFRAGIQAVDRGQMEAARSLGMGRGKAMRHVILPQAFKSILPAIGNEFITIIKESSIISTIGMVDIMYQAQVIKNITYEGLSPFIIAAAIYFVMTFSLSKLLGLWERKLRASDHR, from the coding sequence TTGAAAAAGGCATATCGTTTTACCGCCCTGGTTTTGTCGGCGGTTATCTTGCTGTTGACTGGTCTTCCCATGCTCACTGCATACGGAACGGAAGCAAAGCCACAGAAAAAACTTGTAGTGGGCATGAGTGCCGATTTTCCGCCGTATGAGTTTCATAAAGTCATTAACGGTAAGGATACCATTGTTGGGTTCGATGTGGATATCGCCAAGGAAATCGCCAAAGATTTGGATGCGGAGATGGTCCCTGAGGACATGAGTTTTGACTCTTTGCTGCCTGCTTTGCAAAGTGGTCGTGTAGACTTGGTACTGTCCGGTATGACACCGACGGATGAGCGGAGAAAGAGCATTGATTTTTCAGATGTATATTATCGCTCCAAGCAAGTCATTATGGTACGCCCAGAGGATAAAGACAAATATCCTACGATGGATGCTTTGAAAGGCGAGAAGATTGGCGCACAAAAAGGGAGTATTCAGGAAGAAATTGCTCAAAAAGTGCCCAATGCCACTGTAACGTCATTGGATAAAATATCGGATCTGGTACTCCAACTGCGGACCCAGCGTATCAACGCTGTTGTGATCGAAGATACGGTTGCTAAAGGATACACGTTAGATGGTACCGTAACACTTGCCAAGGCGGTGCCTGAGGATGCCGGAGCAGAAACAGCTGTAGGTATACGCAAGGGGAACGCAGAATTGCTTGCCTCTGTAAATAAAACGTTGGCTCGCCTAAAAGCGGACGGGTCGATTGAGAAGTTTTCCACGGAGGCAAGTGCACTCTCAGCAGATCGACAGGTTTCTTCTAATAACATCGTAGATATTTTTTGGAAATACCGCAGTTTATACGCTACGGGTATCGGCTACACTCTGTTGCTGTCTGCGCTCGGAGTATTGTTCGGATTTATCATTGGTCTAATCATATCCTTGCTGCGAATGAGTGGAGTACGCATCATTGAATGGTTAGGTACCACTTATGTAGAGATCCTGCGTGGCACACCTATGCTGGTGCAACTTATGATCATTCATTACGGGGTTGCTTTGACGCTGGGTGTCAACTTTACGCCACTTCAGTCTGGCATAATCACATTGTCTCTGAATAGCTCGGCGTATCTGGCTGAAATTTTCCGTGCAGGTATCCAGGCAGTGGACCGTGGACAGATGGAAGCTGCCCGCTCGCTCGGGATGGGGAGAGGCAAAGCTATGCGTCACGTCATTTTACCGCAAGCGTTTAAATCTATTTTACCTGCTATCGGTAATGAGTTTATTACGATCATTAAAGAATCCTCCATTATTTCGACCATTGGGATGGTGGATATTATGTATCAGGCCCAGGTCATTAAGAACATTACCTACGAAGGATTAAGTCCGTTCATAATCGCAGCCGCTATTTATTTTGTAATGACATTCAGCTTGTCTAAGCTGCTGGGTTTATGGGAAAGGAAGTTGAGAGCCAGTGATCACCGTTAA
- a CDS encoding M20 family metallopeptidase, translating into MDFKQTIQKTIEQHAPRFKDISLYIGANPELGNEEFLAAARLKEELVFHGFEVQAPVLGIETAFIATYKSAKPGPVVAFLAEYDALKGLGHACGHHLICMMSTGAAVGLKSIIDETGGEVRVYGTPAEETRGAKVPMAAAGLFDDCDIALMTHPYDRYEKSGKSLAIDAVQFEFFGQSAHAAASPHEGINALDAVIQTFNGINAFRQQVKSTVRIHGIINQGGQAANIIPDYASAQFYVRAATRQELNPLTRRVIQIAEGAALQAGCRLETSNYETSYDEMVTNRVLSDAFTANLVQAGISQEDITEGEDHGSMDIGNVSLHCPAIHPYIQVIDEKHALHTPEFRDLAMQDRAMEGMLLAARTLAWTACDVITNPELLAQIKKEFSLLNNES; encoded by the coding sequence ATGGATTTTAAGCAGACCATTCAAAAGACAATTGAGCAGCATGCCCCACGGTTTAAGGACATCTCGTTATATATTGGCGCAAATCCTGAACTTGGAAACGAGGAATTTCTGGCCGCTGCCCGTTTAAAAGAAGAACTGGTTTTTCACGGTTTTGAGGTCCAGGCACCCGTATTGGGCATAGAAACCGCCTTTATTGCAACTTACAAATCTGCAAAACCCGGACCGGTTGTCGCTTTTCTGGCAGAATATGACGCTCTGAAAGGTCTAGGACACGCCTGTGGGCACCATTTGATATGTATGATGAGTACAGGTGCTGCCGTCGGCCTCAAGTCGATCATCGACGAAACCGGTGGAGAAGTACGGGTATATGGCACACCTGCCGAAGAAACACGCGGTGCAAAGGTCCCGATGGCCGCTGCCGGGTTGTTTGATGATTGCGACATAGCACTTATGACGCATCCTTATGACCGTTACGAAAAATCAGGCAAATCGCTGGCGATTGATGCTGTACAATTCGAATTTTTTGGTCAATCCGCCCACGCGGCTGCCAGTCCGCACGAGGGCATTAACGCGCTGGACGCTGTGATTCAAACGTTCAATGGCATCAATGCGTTCCGTCAACAAGTAAAAAGTACAGTGCGTATCCATGGGATCATTAATCAGGGTGGGCAAGCAGCCAATATTATTCCTGATTACGCCTCAGCCCAATTTTATGTGAGGGCCGCTACACGTCAAGAACTGAACCCGCTGACTCGCCGTGTTATTCAAATTGCTGAAGGAGCTGCTTTACAGGCCGGGTGTCGTTTAGAGACCTCCAATTATGAGACATCTTATGATGAAATGGTCACAAACCGCGTACTTTCCGATGCCTTTACCGCAAATTTGGTGCAGGCTGGCATTTCGCAAGAAGATATAACGGAAGGTGAAGATCACGGCTCCATGGATATCGGAAATGTATCGCTTCATTGCCCTGCTATCCATCCGTACATTCAAGTTATTGACGAGAAGCATGCCTTGCATACACCAGAATTCCGCGATTTGGCGATGCAGGACCGGGCCATGGAAGGAATGCTGCTGGCTGCGAGAACCTTGGCATGGACTGCTTGCGATGTAATCACGAATCCTGAACTGCTAGCCCAAATAAAAAAAGAATTCTCTCTGCTGAATAACGAAAGCTAA
- the glgA gene encoding glycogen synthase GlgA, whose product MNILFAAAEAHPFIKTGGLADVIGALPKALRQAGCDVRIILPKYAGIPDTYKKSLRPVAVKQVAVGWRNQYCGIEELTLDGIKVYFIDNEYYFGRDGIYGYMDDGERFSFFNRAILEMLPELNFRPDILHCHDWHTAMVPLLLNADYRHLPFYSDIRTVFTIHNLLYQGDFPYEVLTELLNLDGSYFTPEGVEYHGRLNFMKGGLTYSDHVTTVSPTYAEEIQTEFYGYGLEGLLRKLGDQGRLTGIVNGIDTKSYNPATDNRIYSKYRTSLTKKKENKIGLQKELGLPVRPDVPMIAMVTRLVDMKGLDLVTRVLDEILYYDDIQFVVLGTGDPAFEHWFREAAGRYPLKMSAQLAFSEPLSRKIYAASDMYLMPSRFEPCGISQLLALRYGSIPIVRETGGLNDTVQAYNESTGEGNGFSFTNYNAHDMLNTIRRAVHFYRQSEHWSKLTQTAFAGEYSWDISAKAYMDIYHLLTKTD is encoded by the coding sequence ATGAACATTTTGTTTGCGGCAGCAGAAGCACATCCATTTATTAAAACAGGCGGGTTGGCTGATGTCATTGGCGCACTGCCGAAGGCACTTCGTCAGGCGGGGTGCGACGTCCGAATCATTTTACCTAAATATGCGGGGATTCCCGATACTTATAAAAAGTCTCTGCGTCCGGTAGCGGTGAAGCAAGTAGCCGTAGGCTGGCGTAATCAATATTGCGGAATAGAGGAACTGACATTAGACGGAATCAAGGTTTATTTTATAGACAATGAGTATTACTTCGGTCGTGACGGTATTTACGGTTATATGGATGATGGCGAACGTTTTTCCTTTTTTAACCGGGCGATTTTAGAAATGCTGCCTGAACTGAACTTTCGGCCGGATATTTTGCATTGTCATGATTGGCATACGGCAATGGTTCCGCTGCTTCTGAATGCCGATTATCGACATTTGCCCTTCTACAGCGATATTCGCACAGTGTTTACGATACATAATCTGCTGTATCAAGGGGATTTTCCGTATGAGGTCTTAACTGAGCTGCTCAACCTGGATGGAAGCTATTTCACCCCCGAGGGTGTGGAGTATCATGGCAGACTGAATTTTATGAAAGGTGGGCTTACGTACTCGGATCATGTCACGACCGTGAGTCCAACCTATGCAGAGGAGATTCAAACTGAATTTTACGGATACGGGCTGGAGGGTCTGCTTCGTAAATTGGGAGATCAGGGTCGCTTAACAGGGATTGTGAACGGAATTGACACCAAAAGCTACAATCCTGCCACGGACAATCGTATTTATTCGAAGTACCGCACGAGTCTGACAAAGAAAAAGGAAAACAAAATTGGCCTGCAAAAAGAGTTGGGTCTGCCGGTGCGGCCAGACGTACCTATGATTGCCATGGTAACCCGGCTTGTAGATATGAAGGGGCTAGATCTGGTAACGAGAGTGCTTGACGAAATCCTGTATTATGATGATATCCAGTTTGTCGTGCTGGGAACAGGGGATCCGGCTTTTGAGCATTGGTTTCGTGAGGCAGCGGGACGCTATCCACTGAAAATGTCGGCGCAGCTCGCTTTTAGCGAACCTCTGTCACGAAAAATATATGCGGCAAGTGATATGTATCTTATGCCATCAAGGTTTGAGCCTTGCGGGATCAGCCAACTGCTGGCGCTTCGTTATGGAAGTATCCCTATTGTGCGAGAAACAGGGGGTCTTAACGATACTGTGCAGGCTTACAATGAGTCCACAGGGGAAGGAAACGGATTTAGTTTCACGAACTACAATGCACATGATATGCTGAACACTATTCGTCGTGCTGTTCATTTTTATCGCCAATCTGAGCATTGGTCGAAACTTACACAGACGGCTTTTGCAGGAGAATATAGTTGGGATATTTCAGCTAAAGCATATATGGATATTTACCATTTGCTAACAAAGACGGACTGA